One genomic segment of Streptomyces sp. TLI_146 includes these proteins:
- a CDS encoding LysR family transcriptional regulator: protein MRALEVRALEVRELECFLVLADELHFGRTGERLYVSQSRVSQLLAALERRLGARLVERTSRRVRLTPFGEEFLAELRPAYDALAGVVSRAQAHARGLTGTLRIGFQGTATAYLLRAIEAFRVRHPDIRPHLVEIPLCDPFGALRRGDVDTAVVLLPVAEPDLELGPVFSEQRQTLAVSVRHPYASRDRLSAAELAGADLIAPAAPAPSYWRAAQAPGAAGGPSVATLQEGLTLVAADIGAMLLCRPTADYHARDDIAFVPVDGLPDSALGVVWRAGGDTAAVRAFAGAVAGTRPVRGGGPRSGSSRTPAP from the coding sequence TTGCGCGCCCTTGAAGTCCGCGCCCTCGAAGTCCGTGAGCTCGAATGCTTTCTCGTCCTCGCCGACGAGCTGCACTTCGGGCGCACCGGCGAGCGGCTGTACGTCTCGCAGAGCCGCGTCAGCCAGCTGCTCGCCGCCCTGGAACGGCGGCTCGGCGCGCGGCTCGTGGAGCGCACCAGCCGGCGCGTGCGGCTCACCCCGTTCGGGGAGGAGTTCCTCGCCGAGCTCCGGCCTGCCTATGACGCGCTGGCCGGTGTCGTCTCCCGCGCGCAGGCACACGCCCGGGGGCTCACCGGCACCCTTCGCATCGGCTTCCAGGGCACGGCCACCGCGTATCTCCTGCGGGCCATCGAGGCGTTCAGGGTCCGCCATCCCGACATCCGGCCGCACCTCGTCGAAATCCCTCTCTGCGATCCGTTCGGGGCACTGCGGCGCGGGGACGTCGACACCGCCGTCGTCCTGCTCCCGGTGGCCGAGCCGGATCTGGAGCTGGGGCCCGTCTTCTCCGAGCAGCGGCAGACCCTGGCCGTGTCGGTGCGGCACCCGTACGCCTCCCGCGACCGGCTGTCCGCCGCCGAACTGGCCGGGGCCGATCTGATCGCCCCGGCCGCGCCCGCCCCCTCCTACTGGCGTGCCGCCCAGGCGCCGGGCGCGGCGGGCGGGCCCTCCGTGGCCACGCTCCAGGAGGGGCTCACACTGGTCGCGGCGGACATCGGCGCGATGCTGCTGTGCCGCCCCACCGCCGACTACCACGCCCGCGACGACATCGCGTTCGTCCCGGTGGACGGGCTGCCCGACTCTGCCCTCGGGGTGGTGTGGCGCGCGGGCGGCGACACGGCGGCCGTGCGGGCCTTCGCGGGCGCGGTGGCGGGGACGCGCCCGGTCAGGGGCGGCGGACCTCGAAGTGGAAGCAGCCGTACTCCAGCGCCCTGA
- a CDS encoding DUF1203 domain-containing protein: MNTKTGTLTYDARPIPPAALGELRATDDAGRPCAPFTDEEGGAPLRCCLRLSEPGERIALVSYAPLRRWAAETWAKPGAYDEQGPVFICERCDGPGGEPRSYPFARPGALRTVRRYDAEGRIVGGRLLEIPEDTTAGYETAFAEAFADPEVALVHVRALEYGCFHFEVRRP; this comes from the coding sequence ATGAACACGAAGACGGGAACACTGACCTACGACGCCCGCCCCATCCCGCCCGCCGCGCTCGGGGAGCTGCGCGCCACCGACGACGCCGGGCGCCCCTGCGCGCCCTTCACCGACGAGGAGGGCGGCGCCCCGCTGCGCTGCTGTCTGCGCCTCAGTGAGCCGGGCGAGCGCATCGCGCTCGTCTCGTACGCGCCGCTGCGCCGCTGGGCGGCCGAGACGTGGGCGAAGCCGGGGGCGTACGACGAGCAGGGCCCGGTGTTCATCTGCGAGCGGTGCGACGGGCCGGGCGGCGAGCCGCGGTCGTACCCCTTCGCCCGCCCGGGCGCGCTGCGCACGGTCCGCCGCTACGACGCGGAGGGCCGCATCGTGGGCGGCCGCCTCCTGGAGATCCCCGAGGACACCACGGCGGGGTACGAGACGGCCTTCGCGGAGGCGTTCGCGGACCCGGAGGTGGCGCTGGTCCACGTCAGGGCGCTGGAGTACGGCTGCTTCCACTTCGAGGTCCGCCGCCCCTGA
- the pepN gene encoding aminopeptidase N, with translation MPGTNLTREEAQRRAELLSVDSYAIELDLSGAQEGGTYRSVTTVRFDSAEAGAQTFIDLVAPAVHEVVLNGTALDAAAVFADSRIALTGLEAGPNELKVVADCAYTNTGEGLHRFVDPVDNQAYLYTQFEVPDARRVFASFEQPDLKATFQFTVKAPSGWTVISNSPTPEPSDDVWVFEPTPRISSYITALIVGPYHSVHSSYEKDGQSVPLGIYCRPSLAEYLDADEIFDVTRQGFDWFQEKFDYAYPFAKYDQLFVPEFNAGAMENAGAVTIRDQYVFRSKVTDAAYEVRAETILHELAHMWFGDLVTMEWWNDLWLNESFATYTSIACQAYAEGSKWPHAWTTFANSMKTWAYRQDQLPSTHPIMADIRDLDDVLVNFDGITYAKGASVLKQLVAYVGMDEFFQGVQAYFKAHAFGNTRLSDLLGALERTSGRDLTAWSKAWLETAGINILRPEIEVDGEGAITSFTVLQEAPALPAGAQGEPTLRPHRIAIGFYELNETGKLVRTDRFELDVDGARTAVELPAGTRRPAVVLLNDDDLSYAKVRLDEESLKVVTAHLGDFAESLPRALCWASAWDMTRDGELATRDYLALVLSGIAKESDIGVVQSLHRQVKLALELYAAPEWRETGLARWTEAALEQLRAAAPGGDHQLAWARAFAATARTDAQLDLLQGLLDGTETVDGLAVDTELRWALLERLAATGRADEKAIAAELERDRTAAGERHAATARAARPTAEAKAEAWASVVEGDTLPNAVQEAVIGGFVQFDQRELLAPYTEKFFASVKGVWESRSHEIAQQIATGLYPSLQVSQATLDTTDAWLASASPNAALRRLISESRAGVERALRAREADAASS, from the coding sequence GTGCCTGGCACGAATCTGACCCGTGAAGAGGCGCAGCGGCGCGCGGAGCTGCTGAGCGTCGACTCGTACGCGATCGAGCTCGATCTGAGCGGCGCGCAGGAGGGCGGGACCTACAGGTCCGTGACCACCGTGCGCTTCGACTCCGCCGAGGCCGGTGCGCAGACGTTCATCGACCTCGTCGCGCCCGCCGTGCACGAGGTCGTCCTCAACGGGACCGCGCTGGACGCGGCCGCCGTGTTCGCGGACTCGCGGATCGCGCTGACCGGTCTGGAGGCGGGCCCGAACGAGCTGAAGGTGGTCGCGGACTGCGCGTACACCAACACGGGCGAGGGCCTGCACCGCTTCGTCGACCCGGTCGACAACCAGGCGTACCTGTACACCCAGTTCGAGGTGCCGGACGCGCGCCGCGTCTTCGCCTCCTTCGAGCAGCCGGACCTGAAGGCGACCTTCCAGTTCACCGTGAAGGCCCCCTCGGGCTGGACGGTCATCTCCAACTCGCCGACGCCGGAGCCCTCCGACGACGTGTGGGTCTTCGAGCCGACCCCCCGGATCTCCAGCTACATCACGGCCCTGATCGTCGGTCCGTACCACTCGGTCCACTCCTCGTACGAGAAGGACGGGCAGTCGGTGCCGCTGGGCATCTACTGCCGCCCCTCGCTCGCCGAGTACCTCGACGCGGACGAGATCTTCGACGTGACCCGGCAGGGCTTCGACTGGTTCCAGGAGAAGTTCGACTACGCCTACCCGTTCGCCAAGTACGACCAGCTCTTCGTGCCGGAGTTCAACGCGGGCGCGATGGAGAACGCGGGCGCGGTGACCATCCGCGACCAGTACGTGTTCCGGTCCAAGGTGACCGACGCCGCGTACGAGGTGCGCGCCGAGACCATCCTGCACGAGCTCGCCCACATGTGGTTCGGCGACCTCGTCACCATGGAGTGGTGGAACGACCTGTGGCTGAACGAGTCGTTCGCCACCTACACCTCCATCGCCTGCCAGGCGTACGCGGAGGGCTCGAAGTGGCCGCACGCGTGGACCACCTTCGCCAACTCCATGAAGACCTGGGCGTACCGGCAGGACCAGCTGCCGTCCACGCACCCGATCATGGCGGACATCCGCGACCTCGACGACGTGCTCGTCAACTTCGACGGCATCACGTACGCCAAGGGCGCCTCGGTCCTCAAGCAGCTCGTCGCGTACGTCGGCATGGACGAGTTCTTCCAGGGCGTGCAGGCGTACTTCAAGGCGCACGCGTTCGGCAACACGCGCCTGTCCGACCTGCTGGGCGCCCTTGAGCGGACCTCGGGCCGCGACCTGACCGCCTGGTCGAAGGCGTGGCTGGAGACGGCGGGCATCAACATCCTGCGCCCGGAGATCGAGGTCGACGGCGAGGGTGCCATCACCTCGTTCACCGTCCTCCAGGAGGCCCCGGCGCTGCCCGCCGGCGCCCAGGGCGAGCCCACCCTGCGCCCGCACCGGATCGCGATCGGCTTCTACGAGCTGAACGAGACGGGCAAGCTGGTGCGCACCGACCGCTTCGAGCTGGACGTGGACGGGGCCCGTACGGCCGTCGAGCTCCCGGCGGGCACCCGCCGCCCGGCCGTCGTCCTCCTCAACGACGACGACCTCTCGTACGCGAAGGTGCGCCTGGACGAGGAGTCCCTGAAGGTCGTCACCGCGCACCTCGGCGACTTCGCCGAGTCGCTGCCGCGCGCGCTGTGCTGGGCCTCGGCGTGGGACATGACCCGCGACGGCGAGCTGGCGACCCGCGACTACCTGGCGCTGGTCCTGTCCGGCATCGCCAAGGAGTCCGACATCGGCGTCGTGCAGTCCCTGCACCGCCAGGTGAAGCTGGCCCTTGAGCTGTACGCGGCGCCCGAGTGGCGCGAGACGGGTCTGGCCCGCTGGACCGAGGCGGCCCTGGAGCAGCTGCGCGCGGCCGCGCCCGGCGGCGACCACCAGCTGGCGTGGGCGCGGGCGTTCGCGGCCACGGCCCGTACGGACGCGCAGCTCGACCTGTTGCAGGGGCTGCTCGACGGCACCGAGACGGTGGACGGCCTGGCCGTCGACACCGAGCTGCGCTGGGCGCTCCTGGAGCGGCTCGCGGCGACCGGCCGGGCCGACGAGAAGGCGATCGCGGCGGAGCTGGAGCGGGACCGTACGGCTGCGGGCGAGCGCCACGCGGCGACGGCGCGCGCGGCCCGTCCGACGGCCGAGGCGAAGGCCGAGGCGTGGGCGTCGGTGGTCGAGGGTGACACGCTGCCGAACGCCGTGCAGGAGGCGGTGATCGGGGGCTTCGTCCAGTTCGACCAGCGCGAGCTGCTCGCCCCGTACACGGAGAAGTTCTTCGCCTCGGTGAAGGGTGTGTGGGAGTCGCGTTCGCACGAGATCGCGCAGCAGATCGCGACGGGTCTCTACCCGTCGCTCCAGGTGTCGCAGGCGACGCTGGACACGACGGACGCGTGGCTGGCCTCGGCGTCGCCGAACGCGGCCCTGCGGCGGCTGATCTCGGAGTCCCGGGCGGGGGTTGAGCGGGCGCTGCGGGCGCGGGAGGCGGACGCGGCGTCGTCGTAG
- a CDS encoding LysR family transcriptional regulator — MRANDPAELFGNRNEGQRHDWDIKKLHILRTLRDRGTVTATAEALLMTPSAVSQQLTNLAKQLGVPLLEADGRRVRLTDAAHLVLRHAEAVFAQLERADAELAGYLRGEAGVVRVGAFSTAVPALVVPAALRLRRSHPALEVRVREAEAAEAYELLSAGAVDLALSLAAHAPSARDPRFTVVPLLADPLDVALPADHPLATAPDLRLSDLAAEPWIFGGSGPWSQITTAACEAAGFVPEQAHSAAGWTAILSMVAGGMGVALVPRMAAVSRGGVVMRELPVDRRPYRHVVAAVRRGAEGGAGVGRVLSALRESSPTPPLP; from the coding sequence ATGCGCGCGAACGATCCCGCAGAGCTGTTCGGCAACCGGAACGAGGGCCAACGGCACGACTGGGACATCAAGAAGCTCCACATCCTGCGGACCCTGCGCGACCGGGGAACCGTGACCGCGACCGCCGAGGCGCTGCTGATGACGCCCTCGGCGGTCTCGCAGCAGCTGACCAACCTGGCGAAGCAGCTCGGCGTCCCCCTCCTGGAGGCGGACGGCCGCCGGGTCCGCCTCACCGACGCAGCCCATCTCGTACTGCGCCACGCCGAGGCGGTCTTCGCCCAACTGGAGCGGGCGGACGCGGAGTTGGCGGGGTATCTGCGGGGCGAGGCGGGTGTGGTGCGGGTGGGGGCCTTCTCCACGGCGGTGCCCGCGCTGGTCGTCCCGGCGGCGCTGCGGCTGCGGCGCAGCCATCCCGCGCTTGAGGTACGGGTACGGGAGGCGGAGGCGGCCGAGGCGTACGAGCTGCTGTCGGCCGGGGCGGTGGATCTGGCCCTGTCGCTGGCCGCGCACGCCCCGAGCGCCCGGGACCCCCGGTTCACGGTGGTCCCGCTGCTGGCCGACCCGCTGGACGTCGCGCTCCCCGCCGACCACCCGCTCGCGACCGCACCGGACCTGCGCCTGTCCGACCTCGCGGCCGAGCCGTGGATCTTCGGCGGCAGCGGACCGTGGTCCCAGATCACGACGGCGGCGTGCGAGGCGGCGGGGTTCGTGCCGGAGCAGGCGCACAGTGCGGCGGGGTGGACGGCGATTCTGTCGATGGTGGCGGGGGGGATGGGGGTGGCGTTGGTGCCGCGGATGGCGGCGGTGTCCCGTGGGGGTGTGGTGATGCGGGAGCTGCCCGTGGATCGTCGGCCGTATCGGCATGTGGTGGCTGCGGTGCGGAGGGGGGCGGAGGGTGGGGCGGGGGTGGGGCGGGTGCTGTCCGCGCTGCGGGAGAGTTCCCCCACCCCGCCCCTTCCCTAA
- a CDS encoding DMT family transporter: MERDRTTPIIARASRATGPGLALAGVATVVWSGSFVASRALHDSVPPVQAAFWRWIIALVAVAPFAARETWRQRALIRRHFRFVLLAALLGVTVYNTLVNQAGLSTSAGNMGMIMAASPVLMALYERLGGGRLGARRTTGMLVACAGVLLLMSKGSLAPRFAAGDLWMVAAAVSFASYSALLRRRPAGLGGLAFLFTTFALGALMLAPAYGVSLAVQGGFAVTPGTAGPLVYVGVLSSAVAFFAWNKAIALIGAARAGVVYYLQPVFVALLSYALLGEATGVGGLVSMALILGGVVLGSRR, from the coding sequence CTGGAGCGAGACCGCACCACCCCGATCATCGCGAGGGCGAGCCGGGCCACAGGCCCCGGACTCGCCCTCGCGGGCGTTGCCACCGTCGTCTGGTCCGGCAGCTTCGTCGCCTCCCGGGCCCTGCACGACTCGGTGCCCCCCGTCCAGGCCGCGTTCTGGCGCTGGATCATCGCCCTGGTGGCGGTCGCCCCGTTCGCGGCCCGCGAGACCTGGCGCCAACGGGCCCTGATCCGCCGCCACTTCCGCTTCGTCCTGCTGGCCGCCCTGCTCGGCGTCACGGTCTACAACACCCTCGTCAACCAGGCCGGACTCTCCACCTCCGCGGGCAACATGGGCATGATCATGGCCGCGTCGCCGGTGCTGATGGCGCTGTACGAGCGGCTCGGCGGCGGGCGGCTCGGGGCGCGCCGGACGACCGGGATGCTCGTCGCCTGCGCCGGGGTGCTGCTCCTGATGAGCAAGGGCTCGCTCGCGCCGCGCTTCGCCGCCGGGGACCTGTGGATGGTCGCCGCCGCCGTCTCCTTCGCCTCGTACAGCGCCCTGCTGCGCCGCCGCCCCGCCGGACTCGGCGGCCTGGCCTTCCTGTTCACCACGTTCGCGCTGGGCGCGCTGATGCTGGCGCCGGCGTACGGGGTGAGCCTCGCGGTGCAGGGCGGCTTCGCGGTGACGCCGGGGACGGCCGGGCCGCTGGTGTACGTGGGCGTCCTCTCCTCCGCCGTCGCCTTCTTCGCCTGGAACAAGGCGATCGCATTGATCGGCGCGGCCCGGGCGGGCGTCGTCTACTACCTCCAGCCGGTCTTCGTGGCCCTGCTCTCCTACGCGCTCCTTGGCGAGGCGACGGGGGTGGGCGGGCTGGTGTCCATGGCGCTGATCCTGGGCGGCGTGGTGCTGGGCTCACGCCGATAG
- a CDS encoding EamA family transporter: MKRTQSRMATVALTALAPISWGSTYAVTTEFLPADRPLFTGMMRALPAGLALLLVTRRLPRGEWWWKAVVLGALNIGAFFPLLFLAAYRLPGGMAAVIGSLGPLWVAGLAALFLGERPSLRTLLTGIAAALGVSLVVLKATGALDTVGVIAGVASSVSMAAGTVFTKRWGRPEGVGPLVMTGWQLTAGGLLIAPVAFLVEGAPPALDGRNLAGYLYLALVNTAVAYWLWFRGIGRLTATSVTFLGPLSPLTAAVLGWAALGQTLTPLQLTGMAIAFGATLAGQYVPRTAKPAKPELKAELMPELKAEPKVERRVDLPAEPFTSTERIGQKDSMDAMVPAVRR, from the coding sequence ATGAAGCGAACCCAGAGCCGCATGGCCACCGTCGCCCTCACCGCCCTCGCCCCGATCTCCTGGGGCTCCACCTACGCCGTGACCACCGAATTCCTGCCCGCCGACCGGCCGTTGTTCACGGGCATGATGCGGGCACTGCCCGCCGGGCTCGCGCTCCTCCTGGTCACCCGGAGACTGCCGCGCGGGGAGTGGTGGTGGAAGGCGGTGGTCCTGGGGGCGCTCAACATCGGGGCCTTCTTCCCGCTCCTCTTCCTCGCCGCCTACCGGCTGCCCGGCGGCATGGCCGCCGTGATCGGCTCCCTCGGACCGCTGTGGGTGGCCGGGCTCGCCGCGCTCTTCCTGGGGGAGCGGCCGTCGCTGCGGACGCTGCTCACCGGTATAGCGGCGGCCCTTGGGGTCAGCCTGGTCGTCCTGAAGGCCACCGGGGCACTGGACACCGTCGGAGTGATCGCGGGCGTCGCCTCCTCGGTGTCGATGGCCGCCGGGACCGTCTTCACCAAGCGGTGGGGGCGCCCCGAGGGGGTCGGTCCGCTGGTGATGACCGGCTGGCAGCTGACCGCCGGCGGACTGCTCATCGCGCCGGTCGCCTTCCTGGTCGAGGGTGCGCCTCCGGCGCTCGACGGGCGCAACCTCGCGGGCTACCTCTACCTCGCCCTGGTCAACACGGCCGTCGCGTACTGGCTCTGGTTCCGCGGCATCGGCCGCCTGACCGCCACCTCGGTGACCTTCCTCGGCCCGCTGTCGCCGCTGACCGCCGCCGTCCTCGGCTGGGCCGCGCTCGGCCAGACGCTCACCCCGCTCCAGCTCACGGGAATGGCGATCGCCTTCGGGGCGACGCTGGCGGGCCAGTACGTACCGAGGACGGCGAAGCCCGCGAAGCCGGAGCTCAAGGCGGAACTCATGCCGGAGCTCAAGGCAGAGCCCAAGGTGGAACGCCGGGTGGACCTCCCCGCAGAACCGTTCACTTCAACTGAACGAATCGGTCAGAAAGATTCGATGGACGCGATGGTTCCCGCGGTGCGACGGTAA
- a CDS encoding MarR family winged helix-turn-helix transcriptional regulator has product MTTTPRDPVDAITAQWAEVRPDLDTVPMAVYGRIYRISRAMGDRIEKEYKRFGISRGEFDVLATLRRSGEPYTLSPRQLSATTMLTTGGMTGRLDKLEKAGLLSRSPDPNDRRGLRVTLSEKGREIVDESVTAGLEMQHEVLDGVLDAAEAEQLNGLLRKLLSAH; this is encoded by the coding sequence ATGACAACGACCCCCCGTGACCCCGTCGACGCCATCACCGCGCAGTGGGCGGAGGTGCGGCCCGACCTCGACACCGTTCCGATGGCCGTCTACGGGCGGATCTACCGCATCTCCCGGGCCATGGGCGACCGGATCGAGAAGGAGTACAAGCGGTTCGGGATCTCGCGCGGCGAGTTCGACGTCCTGGCGACGCTACGGCGCTCCGGCGAGCCGTACACGCTCTCGCCGCGCCAGCTCTCGGCGACCACGATGCTCACCACCGGCGGGATGACCGGGCGCCTGGACAAGTTGGAGAAGGCCGGGCTGCTCAGCCGCAGCCCGGACCCGAACGACCGGCGCGGGCTGCGCGTCACCCTCTCCGAGAAGGGCCGCGAGATCGTCGACGAGTCGGTGACGGCGGGCCTGGAGATGCAGCACGAGGTGCTGGACGGGGTGCTCGACGCGGCGGAGGCGGAGCAGCTGAACGGCCTGCTGCGCAAGCTGCTCTCGGCGCACTGA
- the malQ gene encoding 4-alpha-glucanotransferase — protein sequence MTLARLAALHGVATSYAPSADRTVPVPDATVVAVLAALGVDAATPEAVSASLDAAERALAARLLPPTVVHWQDPDPPSAPPPPSLAALPPGSRVRVEAEGGGAADWTVPGAGAEEAAPWPDLPLGVHRATARTPDGRTARATLVVAPDRTPQPPARTHGFLVQLYSLLSARSWGMGDLGDLAEVAGWAGRSVGAGFLQVNPLHAAVPGTPTDPSPYRPSSRRFPDPVHLRIEDIPEYAYVRERKRLDELLKAADALRRSVLDGGELIDRDAVWALKREALEAVHAVPLGPGRRAAYCDYLAHQGQALEDHATWCALAERYGPDWTRWPGALRDPRSAATARARRELIDRIDFHTRLAWLTDTQLAAAQRAAKDAGMAVGLVHDLAVGVHPEGADAWAQQRTFARGMSVGAPPDAFNARGQDWGLPPWRPDVLAASGYAPYRGLLRDLLRHAGALRIDHVMGLFRLWWVPRGEEPTAGTYVRYDAEAMLAVLVLEAHRAGAVVIGEDLGTVEPGVREALSRRGVLGTSVLWFERDWEGTGRPLPPAAWREACVATATTHDLPSTAARLTGEHVGLRHRLGLLTRPLAEEQAEDAAEVGEWLAYLARLGLLPEGARGEEGAVRAVYRFLLRTPARMVGVWLPDAVGDRRPQNLPGTWDQYPNWRLPVAGPDGRPLALEDVVSSPRLHGLMRVFASGPETAAAGAGTRTAPPGARPA from the coding sequence ATGACCCTCGCCCGGCTCGCCGCGCTGCACGGCGTCGCCACGTCCTACGCCCCGTCGGCCGACCGCACGGTCCCGGTCCCGGACGCCACGGTCGTCGCCGTCCTCGCGGCGCTGGGCGTCGACGCGGCCACCCCGGAGGCGGTGAGCGCGTCCCTCGACGCCGCCGAACGGGCGCTGGCCGCCCGGCTGTTGCCCCCGACCGTGGTCCACTGGCAGGACCCGGACCCGCCGTCCGCGCCCCCGCCCCCGTCGCTCGCCGCCCTGCCGCCCGGCAGCCGTGTCCGGGTCGAGGCGGAGGGCGGCGGCGCGGCCGACTGGACGGTGCCGGGCGCCGGGGCCGAGGAGGCCGCCCCCTGGCCCGACCTGCCCCTCGGCGTCCACCGGGCCACCGCCCGCACGCCCGACGGCCGCACGGCCCGCGCCACCCTCGTCGTCGCCCCCGACCGCACCCCCCAACCCCCCGCCCGCACCCACGGGTTCCTCGTGCAGCTGTACTCGCTGCTCTCCGCCCGCTCCTGGGGCATGGGCGACCTCGGGGACCTCGCCGAGGTCGCCGGCTGGGCCGGGCGGTCCGTCGGCGCGGGGTTCCTCCAGGTCAACCCGCTGCACGCGGCCGTCCCCGGCACCCCCACCGACCCGTCCCCCTACCGCCCCTCCTCGCGCCGCTTCCCCGACCCCGTACACCTGCGGATCGAGGACATCCCCGAATACGCCTACGTACGCGAGCGCAAGCGGCTCGACGAGCTGCTGAAGGCGGCGGACGCGCTGCGCCGGTCGGTGCTCGACGGCGGCGAGCTGATCGACCGGGACGCGGTGTGGGCGCTGAAGCGGGAGGCCCTGGAGGCCGTCCACGCGGTGCCGCTGGGCCCCGGGCGGCGGGCCGCGTACTGCGACTACCTGGCCCACCAGGGCCAGGCCCTGGAGGACCACGCCACCTGGTGCGCGCTCGCCGAGCGGTACGGGCCGGACTGGACCCGCTGGCCGGGCGCCCTGCGTGACCCCCGCTCGGCCGCCACCGCCCGCGCCCGGCGCGAGCTCATCGACCGGATCGACTTCCACACCCGGCTCGCCTGGCTCACCGACACCCAGCTCGCCGCCGCCCAGCGGGCCGCCAAGGACGCCGGGATGGCGGTCGGCCTCGTCCACGACCTCGCCGTCGGCGTGCACCCGGAGGGCGCCGACGCCTGGGCGCAGCAGCGCACCTTCGCCCGGGGCATGTCGGTGGGCGCGCCGCCCGACGCCTTCAACGCGCGCGGCCAGGACTGGGGCCTGCCGCCGTGGCGCCCCGACGTCCTCGCCGCGTCCGGCTACGCCCCGTACCGCGGCCTGCTGCGCGATCTGCTGCGGCACGCCGGAGCCCTGCGCATCGACCATGTGATGGGCCTGTTCCGGCTGTGGTGGGTGCCGCGCGGCGAGGAGCCGACGGCGGGCACCTATGTGCGCTACGACGCCGAGGCGATGCTCGCCGTGCTCGTCCTGGAGGCCCACCGGGCGGGCGCCGTGGTCATAGGGGAGGACCTGGGCACGGTCGAGCCCGGCGTACGGGAGGCGCTGAGCCGGCGCGGAGTGCTCGGCACCTCGGTGCTCTGGTTCGAGCGCGACTGGGAGGGCACCGGCCGCCCGCTGCCCCCGGCCGCCTGGCGCGAGGCGTGCGTGGCCACCGCCACCACCCACGACCTGCCCTCCACGGCGGCTCGGCTCACCGGCGAGCACGTCGGTCTGCGCCACCGCCTCGGGCTGCTCACCCGCCCGCTGGCCGAGGAGCAGGCCGAGGACGCGGCGGAGGTGGGAGAGTGGCTGGCCTATCTCGCCCGGCTCGGGCTGCTGCCCGAGGGCGCCCGGGGCGAGGAGGGCGCGGTGCGGGCGGTCTACCGCTTCCTGCTGCGCACCCCGGCCCGGATGGTCGGCGTGTGGCTGCCGGACGCGGTGGGCGACCGCCGTCCGCAGAACCTGCCGGGCACCTGGGACCAGTACCCCAACTGGCGCCTGCCGGTGGCGGGTCCCGACGGCCGCCCGCTCGCCCTGGAGGACGTGGTCTCCTCGCCCCGGCTGCACGGCCTGATGCGGGTGTTCGCGTCCGGGCCGGAGACCGCGGCGGCGGGCGCGGGGACTCGTACGGCACCCCCGGGCGCGCGCCCCGCTTAG